One genomic window of Neisseria sp. oral taxon 014 str. F0314 includes the following:
- the nhaC gene encoding Na+/H+ antiporter NhaC, protein MFSFKSLLEMPRWEALLVVLVLIAGMGYTIISLGWLPHMSIVTAISALLAYGLCRGLKYGDMQNGMVGAVGQGMGAIYLFFFIGLMVSALMMSGAIPTLMYYGFGLISPTYFYFSAFALCSVIGVAIGSSLTTCATVGVAFMGMGAAFHADLAMTAGAIVSGAFFGDKMSPLSDTTGIAASIVGIDLFEHIKNMMYTTIPAWVVSAALMLWLLPNVAANDLNSVDVFRTQLEATGLIHTYSLVPFGLLVVLALMRVNAVVAMLFTIAAALAVTYFHSTPDLQQLGAWFYSGYKLEGDAFKDIAKLISRGGLESMFFTQTIVILGMSLGGLLFAVGVIPSLLDAVRAFLSNAGRATFSVAATSVGVNFLIGEQYLSILLAGETFKPVYDKLGLHSRNLSRTLEDAGTVINPLVPWSVCGVFISHALNVPVWEYLPYAFFCYLCLVLTLLFGWTGFTLTKK, encoded by the coding sequence ATGTTCAGTTTCAAATCATTGCTCGAAATGCCGCGCTGGGAGGCGCTGCTGGTCGTATTGGTGCTGATTGCGGGCATGGGTTACACCATCATTTCGCTGGGCTGGCTGCCGCATATGTCGATCGTTACCGCCATTTCCGCGCTGCTGGCGTACGGCCTGTGCCGCGGCCTGAAATACGGCGACATGCAAAACGGCATGGTCGGCGCGGTCGGGCAGGGCATGGGCGCGATATACCTGTTTTTCTTCATCGGGCTGATGGTGAGCGCGCTGATGATGAGCGGTGCGATTCCGACGCTGATGTATTACGGCTTCGGCTTGATTTCGCCGACTTATTTCTATTTTTCCGCCTTCGCCCTCTGCTCGGTCATCGGCGTGGCCATCGGCAGCAGCCTGACCACCTGCGCCACCGTCGGTGTGGCGTTCATGGGGATGGGGGCGGCGTTTCATGCCGATTTGGCGATGACGGCGGGCGCGATTGTGTCCGGCGCGTTTTTCGGCGATAAAATGTCGCCGCTGTCGGACACGACCGGCATCGCGGCCTCCATCGTCGGCATCGATTTGTTCGAGCACATCAAAAACATGATGTATACGACCATTCCCGCGTGGGTGGTCAGCGCGGCGCTGATGCTGTGGCTGCTGCCCAACGTCGCCGCCAATGATTTGAACAGCGTCGACGTTTTCCGCACCCAGCTTGAGGCCACGGGTCTGATTCATACCTATTCGCTGGTTCCGTTCGGCCTTTTGGTGGTGCTGGCGCTGATGCGCGTCAACGCCGTGGTCGCCATGCTGTTTACCATCGCCGCCGCGCTGGCCGTTACCTATTTCCACAGCACGCCCGATTTGCAGCAGCTCGGCGCATGGTTTTACAGCGGCTACAAACTCGAAGGCGATGCGTTTAAGGACATCGCCAAACTGATTTCGCGCGGCGGGCTGGAGAGCATGTTCTTCACCCAGACCATCGTGATTCTCGGCATGAGTTTAGGCGGGCTGCTGTTTGCCGTGGGCGTGATTCCCAGCCTGCTTGATGCGGTGCGCGCGTTTCTGAGCAACGCCGGCCGCGCCACGTTCAGCGTCGCCGCCACCTCGGTGGGCGTGAATTTCCTTATCGGCGAGCAATACCTCAGCATCCTGCTGGCGGGCGAAACCTTCAAACCCGTATACGACAAGCTCGGCCTGCATTCGCGCAACCTCTCGCGCACGCTGGAAGATGCGGGCACGGTCATCAACCCGCTGGTGCCTTGGAGCGTCTGCGGCGTGTTCATCAGCCACGCGCTGAACGTGCCGGTGTGGGAATACCTGCCGTATGCGTTTTTCTGCTATCTGTGTCTGGTGCTGACGCTGTTGTTCGGCTGGACCGGCTTTACGCTGACCAAAAAATAG
- a CDS encoding deoxyguanosinetriphosphate triphosphohydrolase, giving the protein MTAKMNWQNLLSTQRFRTKDGEIVPTVTPSTQEGADALRTDFHIDYDRVVFSGSFRRLGRKTQVHPLAEHDLTHNRLTHSVEVASVGRSIGNRVGVMLQAGGFLPEGNTPSDIGAVVQVACLAHDLGNPPFGHTGEDALRHWFRNPQNGKYLQGLSQAERNDVQTYEGNAHSLRILASLEMYPNGGGMRLTSATIGALLKYPWTTLHENGLKKFNIYQTELPFIRRVADELGLIELGADYWARHPLSYLMEAADDICYALLDLEDAVELDLLSDAEVESILSELTFIEPTWHAQSGRQRCAMLRGIAIGRAIEDVAQTFMMHQSDLLAGCFKGKDLLALCSPAVQNTLEKAKELARTRIFRHHTKLITEIATFPCLGSILDLLVPAAYALIVEKKTDVRKSLALELLKNSEPILESDSLYQAYMKILDFAGGMTDNAAAKMARDLSGLGIRG; this is encoded by the coding sequence ATGACCGCAAAAATGAATTGGCAAAACCTGCTTTCCACCCAACGCTTCCGCACGAAAGACGGCGAAATCGTCCCGACGGTAACGCCGTCCACCCAGGAAGGGGCGGATGCGTTGCGCACCGACTTCCATATCGATTACGACCGCGTGGTGTTTTCCGGTTCGTTCCGCAGGCTGGGCCGTAAAACGCAGGTGCACCCGCTGGCCGAACACGACCTGACGCACAACCGACTGACCCACAGCGTGGAAGTCGCCAGTGTGGGACGCAGCATCGGCAACCGCGTCGGCGTGATGTTGCAGGCGGGCGGCTTCCTGCCGGAAGGCAATACGCCAAGCGACATCGGCGCCGTAGTGCAGGTCGCCTGCCTTGCGCACGATTTGGGCAACCCGCCGTTCGGCCATACCGGCGAAGATGCGTTGCGCCATTGGTTCAGAAACCCGCAAAACGGTAAATACCTGCAAGGTTTGAGCCAGGCCGAACGCAACGACGTGCAAACTTATGAAGGCAACGCGCACAGCCTGCGGATTCTGGCCAGCTTGGAAATGTATCCGAACGGCGGCGGAATGCGCCTGACTTCGGCCACCATCGGCGCGCTGCTGAAATACCCGTGGACGACGCTGCACGAAAACGGTTTGAAAAAATTTAATATCTATCAGACGGAGCTGCCGTTTATCCGCCGCGTGGCCGATGAATTGGGGTTGATCGAATTAGGCGCGGATTATTGGGCGCGCCACCCGTTGTCGTACCTGATGGAGGCTGCCGACGACATTTGTTATGCGTTGCTGGATTTGGAAGATGCCGTCGAGTTGGATTTGCTGAGTGATGCCGAAGTCGAAAGCATCCTGTCGGAACTGACCTTCATCGAACCCACATGGCACGCCCAGTCGGGCCGACAGCGTTGCGCCATGCTGCGCGGCATCGCCATCGGACGGGCCATCGAAGATGTGGCGCAAACCTTTATGATGCACCAGTCCGATTTGCTGGCAGGTTGTTTCAAGGGTAAGGATTTGCTGGCATTGTGCAGCCCCGCTGTGCAGAATACGCTGGAAAAAGCCAAAGAACTGGCCCGCACGCGCATTTTCCGCCACCATACCAAACTGATTACCGAAATCGCCACTTTCCCTTGCCTAGGGTCGATTTTGGATTTGCTTGTTCCCGCTGCCTACGCGCTTATTGTGGAGAAGAAAACCGACGTTCGTAAATCGTTGGCATTGGAACTGTTGAAAAACAGCGAACCGATTCTCGAAAGCGACAGCCTCTATCAGGCTTATATGAAGATTCTAGACTTTGCCGGCGGCATGACCGACAACGCGGCTGCAAAAATGGCTAGGGATTTGTCCGGTCTGGGAATACGCGGCTAG
- a CDS encoding toxin-antitoxin system YwqK family antitoxin: MNRLWNTGLAAGLVCCSAAAFAQYHTVYFNQQGKITATMSSVAYVRQYQVDAGMAQVQDFYYPSMKKYSDPYQVSAAQIKDFVPVLGNGTLTLWHFNGQKKMVGPYRNNKPHGEWINWYPNGKKSAVMPYANGLSEGTGSRYYRNGVKESEIQFKNDKANGYWKQWYADGSPKTEMMMVNDKPTEIISWNEDGRLLSEITITNGRRNGIVLDWHDDGAKKSEAVYVDDQLVKKTYWDEEGNELD, encoded by the coding sequence ATGAACCGATTATGGAACACAGGGTTGGCGGCGGGTTTGGTCTGCTGTTCGGCAGCGGCGTTTGCCCAATACCATACCGTTTATTTCAACCAGCAGGGTAAAATCACGGCGACGATGTCGTCGGTGGCTTATGTCCGCCAGTATCAGGTTGATGCGGGTATGGCGCAGGTGCAGGATTTTTATTATCCGTCGATGAAGAAGTATTCCGACCCGTATCAGGTCTCGGCAGCCCAGATTAAGGATTTCGTGCCGGTGCTGGGCAACGGTACGCTGACGTTGTGGCATTTTAACGGCCAGAAAAAAATGGTTGGTCCGTACCGCAACAACAAACCGCACGGCGAGTGGATAAACTGGTATCCGAACGGTAAAAAATCGGCGGTGATGCCGTATGCGAACGGGTTGAGCGAAGGCACGGGTTCGCGCTACTACCGTAACGGCGTCAAGGAAAGCGAAATCCAGTTTAAAAACGACAAGGCCAACGGTTATTGGAAGCAATGGTATGCCGACGGCAGCCCGAAAACCGAAATGATGATGGTCAACGACAAGCCGACTGAGATTATCAGTTGGAACGAGGACGGCCGCCTGTTGTCGGAAATCACCATTACCAACGGCCGCCGCAACGGCATCGTGCTGGACTGGCACGACGACGGGGCGAAGAAATCGGAAGCGGTGTATGTGGATGACCAGTTGGTGAAGAAAACCTATTGGGACGAAGAAGGCAACGAATTGGATTGA
- the prmB gene encoding 50S ribosomal protein L3 N(5)-glutamine methyltransferase: MFARAAQELSTVRDILRFAVSRFNDAELFFGHGSDNAHDEAAYLILHTLNLPLDTLEPYLDAKLLQSEKEEVLGLIERRVTERVPVAYLTHQAWQGDFDFYVDERVIVPRSFIYELLGDPLLPWIEHNELVHRALDLCTGSGCLAIQMAHHYPAAEIDAVDLSLDALEVAAVNIEEYGLEERIRLIHTDLFEGLDDTYDLIVSNPPYVDAESVETLPDEYRHEPELALGSGTDGLDATRRIILHAAKHLNPRGVLLVEIGHNRDILEAAYPELPFTWLETSGGDGFVFLLTREQLLGEK; this comes from the coding sequence ATGTTTGCCCGAGCCGCCCAAGAACTTTCCACCGTGCGCGACATCCTGCGCTTCGCCGTCAGCCGTTTCAACGATGCCGAACTGTTTTTCGGGCACGGCTCCGACAATGCCCACGACGAGGCCGCCTATCTGATTCTGCACACCTTAAACCTGCCGCTCGACACGCTGGAGCCGTATCTCGACGCCAAACTGCTGCAAAGCGAAAAAGAAGAAGTGCTGGGGCTGATAGAGCGGCGCGTAACCGAGCGCGTACCTGTCGCCTACCTGACGCACCAGGCTTGGCAGGGCGACTTCGATTTCTATGTGGACGAGCGCGTCATCGTGCCGCGTTCGTTCATCTACGAGCTGCTCGGCGATCCGCTGCTGCCGTGGATAGAACACAACGAGCTGGTACACCGCGCACTTGATTTGTGCACGGGCAGCGGCTGCCTCGCCATCCAGATGGCGCACCACTACCCCGCCGCCGAAATCGACGCCGTCGACCTGAGTCTGGACGCACTCGAAGTTGCCGCCGTCAATATCGAAGAATACGGGCTGGAAGAACGCATCCGGCTCATCCACACCGATTTGTTCGAAGGTCTGGACGATACCTACGACCTCATCGTCTCCAACCCGCCCTACGTCGACGCCGAATCGGTGGAAACCCTGCCCGACGAATACCGGCACGAACCCGAACTTGCCCTCGGCAGCGGCACGGACGGTTTGGACGCCACCCGCCGCATCATCCTGCACGCCGCCAAACACCTCAATCCGCGCGGCGTACTGCTGGTGGAAATCGGCCACAACCGCGACATCCTCGAAGCCGCCTATCCCGAGCTGCCGTTCACCTGGTTGGAAACCAGCGGCGGCGACGGCTTCGTCTTCCTGCTGACACGCGAACAGCTTTTGGGTGAAAAATAA
- a CDS encoding alpha/beta fold hydrolase, with translation MPHVILLHGLHMHAWAMKPFAVLLKEQGFTVDTFGYYSVWRTLPQHAATLNRFVETGRYGGGPLHFVGHSLGGLVLRHFAAAHPDKVSGRIVTLGTPHCGSMAAERVRSMGLGAPLLGGSYRCALDGGAPPLPSGIELGSIAGSKPQGLGRMLGLHGSQDGTVLVGETRCPGMGGHIVLPVSHSGMIFSRTVAEQTAHFLRCGRFLQP, from the coding sequence ATGCCGCACGTTATTCTTCTGCACGGTCTGCACATGCACGCGTGGGCGATGAAGCCGTTTGCCGTTTTGCTGAAAGAACAGGGTTTCACCGTCGACACTTTCGGTTATTACAGCGTGTGGCGGACGTTGCCGCAACATGCCGCCACCCTGAACCGCTTTGTCGAGACAGGCCGTTACGGCGGCGGGCCGCTGCATTTCGTCGGCCACAGCCTGGGCGGGCTGGTGTTGCGCCATTTTGCCGCCGCCCATCCCGATAAAGTGAGCGGGCGCATTGTAACGCTGGGAACGCCGCACTGCGGCAGTATGGCGGCGGAACGGGTCAGAAGTATGGGCTTGGGTGCGCCGCTTTTGGGCGGTTCCTACCGTTGCGCACTCGACGGCGGCGCGCCGCCCCTGCCGTCGGGCATCGAACTGGGCAGTATCGCGGGCAGCAAGCCGCAGGGTTTGGGCCGGATGCTCGGATTGCACGGCAGCCAGGACGGTACGGTTTTGGTCGGGGAGACCCGCTGCCCGGGCATGGGCGGACACATCGTGCTGCCGGTCAGCCACAGCGGGATGATATTCAGCCGGACGGTGGCGGAACAGACGGCGCATTTCCTGCGCTGCGGCAGATTTTTGCAGCCTTGA
- the rho gene encoding transcription termination factor Rho, whose product MHVSELQTQHISKLLEMAEQHGIENANRLRKQDLVFAIVRQMMKQGESFTCSGTLEILPDGFGFLRSADTSYLAGPDDIYVSPSQIRRFNLHTGDTIEGSVRVPKDNERYFALVRLDSINCDDPEACKHKILFENLTPLFPTKQFKLERDIKAEENLTSRAIDLVSPIGRGQRALLVAPPKTGKTVMLQNIAHAITANYPDVELIVLLIDERPEEVTEMSRSVRGEVVSSTFDEPAQRHVQVAEMVIEKAKRMVEHKKDVVILLDSITRLARAYNTVVPTSGKILTGGVDANALHRPKRFFGAARNVEEGGSLTIIATALVETGSRMDDVIYEEFKGTGNMELHLDRRMAEKRLFPAININKSGTRREELLVPNDQLQRMWLLRKFLHPMDEIEATEFLVGKLKDSKNNDDFFELMRGK is encoded by the coding sequence ATGCACGTTTCAGAACTACAAACCCAACATATCTCCAAACTACTGGAAATGGCCGAGCAGCACGGTATCGAAAATGCCAACCGCCTGCGCAAACAAGACCTCGTGTTTGCCATTGTGCGCCAGATGATGAAGCAGGGCGAGAGCTTCACCTGCTCGGGCACGCTCGAAATCCTGCCCGACGGTTTCGGCTTCTTACGCAGCGCCGATACTTCCTATCTTGCCGGCCCTGACGATATTTATGTGTCGCCGAGCCAGATACGCCGCTTCAACCTGCATACCGGCGACACCATCGAAGGCAGCGTGCGCGTTCCGAAAGACAACGAGCGCTACTTTGCGCTGGTGCGGCTCGACAGCATCAACTGCGACGATCCGGAAGCCTGCAAACACAAAATCCTGTTTGAAAACCTCACGCCGCTGTTTCCGACCAAACAGTTCAAACTGGAACGCGACATCAAGGCGGAAGAAAACCTGACCAGCCGCGCCATCGACCTCGTTTCCCCCATCGGCCGCGGCCAGCGCGCCCTGCTGGTGGCGCCGCCGAAAACCGGTAAGACCGTGATGCTGCAAAACATCGCCCACGCGATTACCGCCAACTATCCCGACGTCGAACTCATCGTCCTTTTGATTGACGAACGCCCCGAAGAGGTTACCGAAATGAGCCGTTCCGTGCGCGGCGAAGTCGTCTCCTCCACCTTCGACGAACCGGCGCAGCGTCATGTTCAAGTTGCCGAAATGGTGATTGAAAAAGCCAAGCGCATGGTGGAACACAAAAAAGACGTGGTCATCCTGCTTGACTCGATTACCCGACTCGCCCGTGCCTATAACACTGTCGTGCCGACCTCCGGCAAAATCCTCACTGGCGGCGTGGACGCCAACGCGCTGCACCGTCCCAAACGTTTTTTCGGCGCCGCGCGCAACGTGGAAGAGGGTGGTTCGCTTACCATCATCGCCACCGCTCTGGTGGAAACCGGCAGCCGCATGGACGACGTGATTTACGAAGAATTTAAAGGCACGGGCAATATGGAACTGCACCTCGACCGCCGCATGGCCGAAAAACGCCTGTTCCCCGCCATCAACATCAACAAATCCGGTACGCGCCGCGAAGAGTTGCTGGTGCCGAACGACCAGTTGCAGCGCATGTGGCTCTTGCGCAAATTCCTGCATCCGATGGACGAAATCGAGGCCACCGAATTTTTGGTGGGCAAACTCAAAGATTCTAAAAACAACGACGATTTCTTCGAACTGATGCGCGGCAAATAA